From Ferrimicrobium sp., the proteins below share one genomic window:
- a CDS encoding DUF6069 family protein, whose amino-acid sequence MTIVANHEQVNSSIKMRIFAVHNAVLAAVLVWVVEVHVLGIHLGIRFGTGTATTLSIGQIIGVSLMVSLAGWALLSFMERRVSRAVTLWTLIAVGVVLASLALPLTATTSTTAMIGLIVMHLLVGAGSIPFMYRSSSTRSVRTA is encoded by the coding sequence ATGACGATAGTAGCGAATCACGAGCAGGTAAATAGTTCCATCAAAATGAGGATCTTTGCCGTTCATAATGCAGTGCTGGCGGCAGTTCTTGTATGGGTGGTCGAGGTGCATGTACTCGGGATCCACCTTGGAATCCGCTTCGGCACCGGGACCGCGACCACACTAAGCATCGGTCAAATCATCGGTGTTAGCCTGATGGTTTCGCTGGCAGGGTGGGCGCTGCTTTCCTTCATGGAACGCAGGGTATCTCGTGCAGTCACCCTCTGGACGCTGATCGCAGTCGGCGTGGTATTGGCCTCTCTCGCCCTTCCGCTGACGGCAACAACGTCCACCACGGCAATGATTGGATTGATCGTAATGCATCTTCTGGTTGGTGCTGGGTCCATTCCATTTATGTACCGCTCGAGTTCAACCAGGTCGGTACGTACCGCGTGA